The Pseudooceanicola aestuarii genomic sequence CTGGGCGATCACGACCTGTTCTCCAACCAGCAGATCAAACGCGCCGTCGCCGCCAGCTTTGCCGCGCATGAACGCCCGAAGGAACCGGGGCTGCTGAATGTCTTCGACCGGGTGCAGGACCAGCACGGGGCGCTGGACACGCTGGCCAAGCTGGGCACATACCTGAAGGCGATTCAGCAGGCCGACCCGCGCTTTACCGGGCGGGCGATCAAGAACATCACCGATGCGGTCAAGGTCCGTGCCATGGATTTCGAACTGCCCGACGCCTGGATGGAACAGCCTGAATTGTTCCTGTTCAAACCCTATGACGAGAAACGCGCCATGATCGAGGACCTGCGCCAGCCGATCACGGTGGAGATGGTCCTGCAGGAGATCAATCGCTACGCCGACAGCGAATTCCGCTATGCCGACAAATCCGACGAGGCCGCGATCGCCGACATGGTGCGCGATTTCGGCCGGCAGGAGGCGGCGAAAGCGCGCTACTTGGCGGAAAAGGGGTGATTGCCATGACCTGGGGGAACACATGAAACGCCTGATCGAAAAGGGCCTGATGTATGGCAACCTGGTCCATGTCGGGAGTCCCGCGCTGGTTGAACGTTACAACCGGGCGCTGGCGCATCTGACGGGGAAGCGGACCCAGCTGGCCGAATTCCACGTGGATATCTCCGGCTATTCGCCCGAGGTGGGGGAAGAACTGGGGGATGAGCTTTACCTGAACGAGAACGGGTGCAACCGGCAGTTCATCCTGCTGAGCACCGAACAGAAAACCGCGCCGCTGCTGAATGCGGCCTTCTCGACCTCGCGCTCGATCCTGCGAACGTTCATCGAGGCGAACGAATCGCAGCTGTTCGCCTTGACCGCGCGCGATGCCGTGGCGGGGGAGCTGGTGAATTCCGTCTTTTCCGTCGCCGATCCGGTGCGGCTGTTCGATATCCGCAAGGTCGTGGTGGAGGCCGATACCACCACCGGCACCGTGCGCGATGCCGAAGAACTGGGCCAGATGACCGACCGGTTCCTGACCGAGGAAGACGCCTGGTTCGATGACGTGCTGATCGCGCGCATGATCTCCATGGCCAAACGCACCGGCGACGTGACGCGCAACCCGGTGCGCCTGACCCGGATGGAATTCGCGCAGGACAATTTCTGGACGGCGCATTTTGGCGGGCTCTACCTGTTTCGCGGGGTGGAGCATCCGGCCCTCATTGCCGCCGGCGACCGCACCGCCCTGGGTGACCTGCCGATCCCCTATGTCTTTGACCTGGGTCAGCGCAACCGGATCGCGCGGTTCCTGGACCTGAACGGGCTGGTCGAACCCATCGTCAGGGCGCGCGGCATCGACGCCTCCGCCATCCTGCGGCAGAAGATGGATTTCATCATCGTCGACACCGCCCGCGACGAGGGGCTGGACCTGGCCGGCGCCACCCGCCGCGACCTGCGCGCCATCGCCCGCCATAATGCCGACCGCCTGCCCCCCGAATACCATGCCCTGCGCCAGTTGCTGGCCTGGGCGGAGGACGGCGGCGACTGGCCGCGCATCACCTCGGATCACGCGGCCTATTTCCACACGCTGCGCGCCACCGATACGCCGGATCGCGACCTGGTGAACATGCTGCTGGCCGAACTGGCGCCCAAGGACGTGCGCCAGCTGTTCATCTGCCACAAGCCGCTGTTCTACCGCCTTTACGCCAGTTGGCCCGAGGCCAAGAAAGCTTACGTGGCCGAGTTCCTGGCCCGTGAATACCTGGCGGACAAGGTAGGTGCGCGGGATGCGCTTTTCGGGCATGATGCCCCGATGGAGGAACCGCCCGCGCGCCCCCGCGTCGATGCCCGTCGCAAGCGCGGCGACACGCGCAAGGTCAGCGAAGATGACCTGATCCGTCGCGTCGGACCCTGGGGCGCCGTGCAGACGAAAGGACGCTGATGATGCTGGCCCTGTTGCGCCTGGCCCTGGTGGGCTTCGTGATCCTGACGCTGGTCTATGTCGGGGTGTCGATCTGGTCCCGCCAGATGCGCCGTCGCAAGCTGCGCCGCCAGTGGAAGGACGAGGGCCGCACCGGCGACCGCGATGCCTGGATTCGCGACGGGCTGGAGGATTACGACGACAGCTTTCGCCGCCACTTGATCCTGCTGGTCTACATCGTTCCGGTGGCCATCATCGGCCTGATCATCTATGCCGTGAACTT encodes the following:
- a CDS encoding DUF6638 family protein, with the protein product MKRLIEKGLMYGNLVHVGSPALVERYNRALAHLTGKRTQLAEFHVDISGYSPEVGEELGDELYLNENGCNRQFILLSTEQKTAPLLNAAFSTSRSILRTFIEANESQLFALTARDAVAGELVNSVFSVADPVRLFDIRKVVVEADTTTGTVRDAEELGQMTDRFLTEEDAWFDDVLIARMISMAKRTGDVTRNPVRLTRMEFAQDNFWTAHFGGLYLFRGVEHPALIAAGDRTALGDLPIPYVFDLGQRNRIARFLDLNGLVEPIVRARGIDASAILRQKMDFIIVDTARDEGLDLAGATRRDLRAIARHNADRLPPEYHALRQLLAWAEDGGDWPRITSDHAAYFHTLRATDTPDRDLVNMLLAELAPKDVRQLFICHKPLFYRLYASWPEAKKAYVAEFLAREYLADKVGARDALFGHDAPMEEPPARPRVDARRKRGDTRKVSEDDLIRRVGPWGAVQTKGR